ATCCATTCTTCCCTTGCCAGTTTTCCCGTTACCGTTTACTCTTTTCATGTGACCTCCTTGCTTTCCGTTGTTTTCGTTCAAAAACATGGTAGCAGGTGAGGTCATACCTTCGTTTCAACTAAGTTTAGGACACTTTCCCCGCCATACCCGCGAAACCGGAGACCGCGCCCCCCATGCACGCCATGCCTGTCAAGGACGCGCGCAGCGAGGCGGTGGTGTTTATAGACATTGTCGGCTCCACAAACATAATGAACACGTATGGAGGCTATCATTTCTTCAGCCTCTTCCGGTTTTTGGAGGACATCGCAAACCGCATATTCTCAACACACAACTGCCTTTTCCGCAAAGGGCTTGGCGACGGGTTCATCGCCGTATTCGAAAATAACGAGGACGCGGTGCTGTCCTCCATCGAAATGCTGGCCGAACTGGAGGCGTACAACAGCGGGGTGAAGGAAAAATCGAAGCTGGAGCTTCGAATCGGGATAGATTTCGGCGAGACCAACGTGGGCCACGACGGCGACAGAATAGGCATAGCCGTCACCGCCGCCAAAAGGATCGAAGGGCTGCTGGCGGAGTCTTTCAGCTCCCTTTCGGTGGACAAGAGCCTTTATCCGATAAAAAACAGGATATTCATTTCATATATCGTCTATAACTCCATCCGCAAGAACAGCCATATCGCCTGCAGGGAAATAGGCTGGGCGGAGCTTAAAGGACTGGAAGGTGTGCGGTACGATATATTTCTTGTGGACTGGAAAGCGTCGTGGGAAAAGATGGGGGGGTGAAGCACGGCCTTTTTTCAAACGGAATCAAACCCGTCTTCCAACAGTCTCGTAAACTTGTTTCCTGTGAAGTATGGCAAGCACGGTGACTACTCCGGGCCTTATCCGGAACACTATGCGGTAATCGCCCACACGCAATTTCCAACAACCTTTAAGCGTTTTTCTAAGCGGAGCGCCATAACGCTCCGGTTCCGTCATGAGGCGTGTTTCGATGGCGGTTTTTATTCTGGCTTTTAGTTTTTCGTTTATCCTGGCGAGGTCGTCTTTTATATCCTGATGGTAGAGGACATTAAATCCCCTCACCATACGTCTTCATGCCTTAATGCCTTGGATTTGCGGAAAGTTTTGTCCCGCTTCTCCGAAATGGCCGCCAAAGCCATATCTTCATCAACTTCTATGGCCTCCCGCACGAGATCCCGCACTTTAAGCGACAGGGAAACGCCGTCCCTCCTCGCAAGACTTTCCACCTTTTCGTAAACAGGCTTTTCAAGGACAACGTTGATTCTTGGATTACTCGCCGGCATTGAAGCTCTCTTGTGTATATGTATTATTGGTTAAGTGTAACACTAGTGATACACCTGGTCAAGTATCCCATAAGCTGACATCTGGTCTTAATAACGCGAATGCAGGCAGGGCAGGCCACTTTTTATTAATCGGCCGAGCATCGGCTCACCCTGTCTTCCCAAACCTCCCGTTGACCTTATAGACCCACGCCAGCACCTCGGCGATCACGTGGTATAGCTCCGGCGGTATCTCCTGGTATAAATCGAGCTTTGAAAGGGTCTCGATCAAGTCCGGGTCTTCTTTTATCGGAACTTTGTGTTCCCGGGCGATCTGGATGATCTTCTCGGCCACGTCGCCGAACCCCTTGGCGGTCACCTGCGGGGCGCTTGTGACTCCCGGCTTGTATTTGAGCGCAACAGCTTTTTTGCGGGTATCTTTGGCCATCGCGTTACGCCTTTATGTTGATAAGGCCGGAGCCTGTGGCAGGGGTGTAATTCTCCAGCTCCTCCGTGATGAACTTGCCGCCTGCCACGGACACGTCTATCCACGCCGAATATCCCGCCGCCTCCAGCGATCCGGTAAGCTCCGCCAGGTTGTCTTTCATGTGCTTTGCCACGGTGTCGTTCATAACATACACGGTTCCGTGTATTTTTTTGTCCGCCACGCTCACGTCCGCCCGCACAGGCCCCAGTTTGGACATGTTGAGCATGAACACTATGGAGCTTCCCCCTTTTTCCTTCTTCTCCTTCCCCTGCCCTCCCCCTTCTTCGCCCGGTTTCAAGTACAGCCGGGCGGTCTGCACGGTGTCCCCCTGGGCGAATGGAATCTGGAAATACAACGGCGCCGATACAGTCCCGTCATCCCGTTTCGAAGCTGAGTTTATCAGCTGGGCGAATTCTATCGAGCCGAGCGCTTTTCGCACCTCCTTGGCCGTTTCGCGGATCGCGGCCAGGTCTTTTTCCATGTTGGCTACGTTCCCCGCGTCCTGACGTGGCGCCGCGATTTCCTCTTTTCCCGATGGTTGAAGCGGAATTTTTGCGGCCACTTCCGGTTTCAGCTGCTCCGGTCTTGGCTGGTCCTGCGGCGGCATAGCCGGAAACGCGTCCTGTTTGATCGAAGCGGCGGCCGGGGCGGCGTCTCCCGTGGCGGCGCCAATCTTTTCCGCCAGCGTGGCCACCTGCGCGTCCATCACTCCCAAAGCCTTAGCCAGCGAAGCCTTTAAATCATTTGCCAGCGCGGCCTTTAGCTGTTGCGGAGGCATTTTCCCTTCGGCGGCCGCCTTTATCGTAGATTCCATGAACAGCCCCGAGCGGCCCAGCAATTCTTTTGTCTTCTCGGGGGTCAACGTCCCCAGATCCTCCGCAATGGCTCCGGCGGCGGTCCTGGCCACTTCGTCCATAACGTTTTTCAGGTCCGGCGGCAATTCCGTCCCCTTCATTGATTGGGCGATGCGCCCCAGCGCGTCCCCCACAGGCGCCTTTCCGGGGAGCAGCAGCCGCATCAATTGGGCCGCCTTCGCATCTCCGGTGGCCTCTCCGGAAAGCAGGGTTATCGTAAGGTTCGGGCTGACCTTCTCCACCCTGCCGGTTATGTTTTGCCCCTCGGCAAGCCGGGATTGGGATGTGGCCACAAGGTCCACCCCCCTTAATCTGACAAGCGCCTGGTTCCCCGCGAGAAGTTTTAAAACTTTTCCGTCCACCACTTCCCCCTGGGAAAAAATGGAAGAAAGTTCTTTGCTCCCGCCCAGGCTTTTGTACACGGCGGAAAGGAGCGATTGTTGGAATTGCCCTATTTGCATGAGGCGCTCCGGCGGCTAGTTCGCCATGCGCCGGATGAGGCTTACCTCGTGGGGCGGCAGGCCGACCTTGCGGCCGATCTCATCGTCGGCCAGCCCTTTCTTGATGAGTTTTGCGGCCTTCACATACGGCTCCTCGGTTAGAAGCTCTGGCGACCCCGCGGGTTGGGTCTGTTCCATGGCTATAGTGGCCGCTGGCGCCGCCGGGGCCGATTTGCGCCTTTCACTTTGCGTGGCGCCGTTTTCGTTGGATTTGTTCACGGCCCGCTCGATCCGGTCGGCCACTTTTTCCGCCCGCATCACAAGTTTGGCCAGCTCGTCCATCAGCGCGTTGATCTGCTCCGGGTCCGGGCCGCTAATGACCGGTTCGGGTGTTTCCAATGTTTGCGCCGCGGCGCGGTTTTTACCCTCGCGCAGGACATAAATGATAATGATCGCAAAAAGAGCCGCGTCCACCACAAGCTGGAAAAGAAACCAATCGTTCATCGGCGGGCGGCCGCGTTTGCCGCGAGCGGGTCAGGCGACAATGTTGATGACAGTCCCATGCCCCGTCTCGGCGGGAGGAGCCTGCTTTTCTCCGGCTTCCTCTTCTTTGGCTTTACGCTCCGGCATCCTGCGGGCATAGTGTTTGCGCTTGCGCTGATCATTGTCCCGGATTCCCGGTTCCTCCGCCTCGGTGGCGGCATGGGTTTGGTTGCGTTGTACTGCGGTGGTCTTTTCCACCTCCCGGGCGAAGGAATGGGCCACATCCGCAGTCACGCCCTGCTGGGCCTGCTGCACACGCTCCACCGTGTTGCTCAGTTGCAACACCTGTTGCATCCCAATGGAATCTACCATGGCCGAGCCCTTTATAACGCCAAGGTTTACCTTCGCCTAACAAATTATACTATATTTTGCATCGGTTTAC
This genomic window from Nitrospinota bacterium contains:
- a CDS encoding adenylate/guanylate cyclase domain-containing protein → MHAMPVKDARSEAVVFIDIVGSTNIMNTYGGYHFFSLFRFLEDIANRIFSTHNCLFRKGLGDGFIAVFENNEDAVLSSIEMLAELEAYNSGVKEKSKLELRIGIDFGETNVGHDGDRIGIAVTAAKRIEGLLAESFSSLSVDKSLYPIKNRIFISYIVYNSIRKNSHIACREIGWAELKGLEGVRYDIFLVDWKASWEKMGG
- a CDS encoding flagellar hook-length control protein FliK codes for the protein MQIGQFQQSLLSAVYKSLGGSKELSSIFSQGEVVDGKVLKLLAGNQALVRLRGVDLVATSQSRLAEGQNITGRVEKVSPNLTITLLSGEATGDAKAAQLMRLLLPGKAPVGDALGRIAQSMKGTELPPDLKNVMDEVARTAAGAIAEDLGTLTPEKTKELLGRSGLFMESTIKAAAEGKMPPQQLKAALANDLKASLAKALGVMDAQVATLAEKIGAATGDAAPAAASIKQDAFPAMPPQDQPRPEQLKPEVAAKIPLQPSGKEEIAAPRQDAGNVANMEKDLAAIRETAKEVRKALGSIEFAQLINSASKRDDGTVSAPLYFQIPFAQGDTVQTARLYLKPGEEGGGQGKEKKEKGGSSIVFMLNMSKLGPVRADVSVADKKIHGTVYVMNDTVAKHMKDNLAELTGSLEAAGYSAWIDVSVAGGKFITEELENYTPATGSGLINIKA
- a CDS encoding EscU/YscU/HrcU family type III secretion system export apparatus switch protein; translated protein: MAKDTRKKAVALKYKPGVTSAPQVTAKGFGDVAEKIIQIAREHKVPIKEDPDLIETLSKLDLYQEIPPELYHVIAEVLAWVYKVNGRFGKTG
- a CDS encoding type II toxin-antitoxin system RelE/ParE family toxin, which translates into the protein MVRGFNVLYHQDIKDDLARINEKLKARIKTAIETRLMTEPERYGAPLRKTLKGCWKLRVGDYRIVFRIRPGVVTVLAILHRKQVYETVGRRV